Below is a window of Cytophaga hutchinsonii ATCC 33406 DNA.
AGCGTATCTGTAATACCGTCGGCACGTACAAGTGTGCTGTCAACGACTGTATATGTAACAACTTTATTAAGCGCTGTAAATGTAAAACCCATTGCTGTCTTTTGGAGCACCGCAGAAGTATTAATATCTTTTGTAAGCAGATAATTCATGCGTGCAATGCGGTTCAGTTTTTCAGTAGCGGTATAATACCTGAAATAATTAGCGAATGAAAACTGCAGCAGCACATACATGGCACTTATTACCACTGTGCTTAACAGCATTACCACCATCAATTCCGGAATTGTAAAAGCGGCCAGGCGTTTCTTCATTTCTGTATGCGGGTTAGTGCGTTGAAGTGATAGATCAGTGCGCCTTTTTCATTCAGCAGTTTGATGCTTACTTTACACAAACCTTCTGTTGCCGGTTCGGTAGAGATCTCTTTGATGAACTGCATTTCGTGGATGATGCCTTCTTCTGCCACAAACGATTTTTCGCGTAAGGTCTTTGCGTAGATTTCCGTTGCGGCGCATTCCGCCTTCATGCGCAGCATTCCTTTGGAACCATCCAGCAGGCGCGCATATAATACCGAAGAGCCGATCATGACTACACAGATGATCAGCATCGCAATCACGATCTCAATGATACCGGCAGCTTTGAGCCGAAGGGAAACGATCATTCTTCTATCCAGCATGCGGTTTGATACATACTTTTTTTATGCAGCAGATCGGGTACTACAAAATGTTTGCTTAAGGCAGTAAAATCCATGGTACCCATGGGCAATACATTCGTGAGTGTCTGCTCGTGATTTTTATACTGAAAACCGGCCGTTGTAATATTACCGGTGTGCCTGCCTTTTAATTCTACCAGACCGTTTGAATAAATGATGCCGGTAGTACCCGCGCGTTCTGCAATGCGGATGAGGCTGCGCTGCATGTCCGGCACTGCCTGGTACGAATAAATCAGTCCGTTTACGATAGCCGTATTTTTAATCGTAATATTCGTGCCGTTTACTTTGAAGGTCTGGATATTTAAAACCAGTGACGACGGGTATTGCAGCACGACATTTTCTGCTACATAAATGGAATCGCTTGCCAGCACATGGATGCTGCCGGTAAAGCCTGGTTCAATAAAAACCGTCGGCGCGATGATCTGCACCTGTTCCAACTTCGCCGAAGCCGGTATGGAAAGCGGCTGCTTTGAATAGAGGATGCAATTTCCTTTGATGTGCGCTGAGGCTAAGTTAACCTTAACAGCATCCAGCATGATGCACAAGGTTGGTTGAGAAAAGCTTCTGTACATGGTATCCGAAATTTTATCGGCATACATTTCCGGTTGTGTAAATACAGCATTGAAATTTCCCTGCTGCAGGTTGTTCAGGTATTGTTGCTGCTGCTCTGTTGATACAATGGTAAGCGGATCACATTTGTAGGAATTGCCTTCGAGATGTTTGCTAATGGTGGAAGCATACCCGCCAACATTAATGTCTGTCCGTACGCCTCCTTCAGAAATATAACAATCTCCTTTTATATGTGCGCTGCCTGTTAAGCCTACACCATAACTAACCTGAGACATCCACAAGGCTGATTTAAATTTATCTGCCGGCAGGCAACCATAGATCATACTTTTTTCAATACTGCGTGTACCAAATACGGCCGACTTAAAACCGGCTGCTTCCCACAACCCCCAATGGCACGAACGGATCTGCACACTGTCGTCGCCGGTTTGATAGAGATCGAGTGTGAGGTTCACGGGTGTTTGCAACTGCAATGAAAAAAAATATTCCTGCGCGGATTGTATGTTGCGGTAACCTTTGATGTAATTTTTATACAGCAGAATTTCGGTGCTGCGTGTATACGCCAGCGCAATCGCCGCCGAAAGCATGAGGCTTACCACAAAGGAAAGTACCACTACGGATAATAAAGCATGACTGGCTAATCGGCGTGCAAACATGCTTAAAGGTAAAGATGATTGTGAGAAATAGCAAGGGGTCGCCGTGGCCTGTGTGCCACAGGCCACTCTGTCATTTCGGTCTGTGTGCCACAGACCGAGGGAGCAACACCATGGTCTGTGGCACACAGAACATCCACCCCATGGTCTGTGGCACACAGAACATTTTTCTTTCATGTTGTTCATCGTCAACGTGGTCTTTTGCCCGCGGCCTGTGACACAGAGGACGCAATAATTCCATCATTTCCGTTACTATGGTCTGTGGCACACAGACCACCATTCATCAGAACCGCTCCATATAATGTGTCAAAAATCCAAACTTATCTTCCCCCGTTTGATAATACATTGCCGACGACCAATAATACTCCTCCGGTGAAGCAGCTAAATTCCAACGTTCGTGCAAAGGATTTTTATGGATATAGTCTATTTTTTGCTCCGCTTTCTTTTTGCTATCCATTTCAATAGCAAGCGGATCACGTTGCCAGATTCTGTATTCGCGCTCTTTTTCATTGACTTTGAAAAAAGGTAATACAAGAGGATGATTAAATTTTAAGTCTTTAACAATTTCATGTGCTGTTTTTTTATTGAAAGATGCGTGTGGCATTTCTTTTCCATTTTGATCAAGCATTTCCCAAACAATGTGTATATGATTGGGCATGATAACAAATGCGTAGACCTTTATCATTTTTCTATCTACTAACTCTTTAAGACAATGTATGATGAGTAATTTGTATTTATCTTGATGGAGTAGATTCTTCCAGTCTTTTATGGTGCTTGTCCAAAAATAAACTTCTCCGATTTGCATTCGGAGTTGCGTATGCCTTTAAGAAATGGATGGATTGTATTCATAATTTAAAAAATGTTTTAAACTTACACCGTGGTGTCCTACACCGTGTCCTGTGTGCCACAGGACACTTTTTATTCATGTACTTGTGCGTGCCACAGAATGAGGAAACGTGCAGAGTGCGAAATTATACTAAAAAATATTGTTACAATAATAGGTGCTAATTTTGTAACAATAGTAAATAAGAAATGTGCTTAATAGACAGAGCAGATGGTGTTCTGTGTGCCACAGACCACGGTGAGAGTATTAGCATTGATAAATTTCTGTGTTAGGATATAATTACCGTTCTGTGTGCTATTGTGGCGCCCAGAACACTAATAATGATTTTTATGACTTTTGATTTACTTTTTTAAAAAATACATATAGTAAGGCTGCTATAAAAAAATAAACTATCTGATTCAATATTATATTTTCAAAAAACCACTTTCTCTGTGGAAAAACATTTTCACAACAATAGAATTGTTCGAAAATTTCATAAGGAAAACCAATATGGAGTTCATTATCACTATTTCTATATTTATATGTCATAGGAATAGTTTGATAAACAAAAGACAAAAACGATATTGAGCAGAAAAGAGAGTTAGAAATGATAAAAATTTTAATAAATATTATTAAAATTTTTATCATTTCTAACATTTTCAATTTTATGTATAGCATATTAATAATATTATTTCGAACCATTTACAATATCTCCATTTTCTATAGAAGCATTTCCATGAAAGCTAGCTGCCTCTTCTCCAGATCTATTATATGTATTATTAGGAAAGCCCCATACAGACTTCATGTAAACATCTTCCCACTCAAATGAGTTATAACGGAAAACTGACAATCTGGAATATTTCCCGAACTAATAAGCCAGACAATCTTTTTTAATTTGCTCTAGTTCTTCCTCTTTATCTTTTAAAAGCTTTTTTATTTCTTGTTCTCCCACACCGTGGTCTGTGGCACACAGAACACCTTTACTTCATCTTGTTCTTTATACAAAGACTGAAGAAACGGGCTGAGTACAAAATTATATTGAAAAAGATTATTACAAAAATACTTTATGAGTTTTGTAACAATAGTTAATGAGAAAGGTGCTTAATAGATACAGAAGATTGTGGTCTGTGTGCCACAGACCACGGTGAGAGTAATCTCCAACTGCAATTGGAATCCCTGTTATAGGAAAATAAACACTTAAGGCGTTGTTCATGTGATTATAATTTCTCCTAATTAGATTGAATTAAGCCTTCTTCAAACTGCTGTTCAGTACTATAATAACCCCAAACAGCAAATCCACAACCCAAATTCCTAGCAAAGTTCTTCACACCTAAAGCTTCTACCTTTGAAAAAAACTTTAGAGAATTGGGATTTAATTTGCCTGAAGAAAAGCCCGACCGACTATCTAATATAGTCTTAGCATCCATTTCGGAGATCATGATCTGTGCGCCACAGATCACAGTGAGAAGGCTGTGCTTATTTAAACTGGTGCGCCAAAATACTTATGCAGTATAATAACAGTTTTTTTAAAATTGAAAACCAGTAGTGTTGCTATGCTTAGGCAAGCAATCATAAACAAATAGAGGTAAGCAATATTTAAAATTGAATTAGAGTATACTTTTGCTTTTTCAGGGGTATCATCTAAATAAATTATTTTTATGCTATCTCCAATACGATAATTACCATTTGTATTATCTTTTATAAAAAACTCCTCTCCTGCATTAGAAATATATTTTATTTCACTCAAAACAAGATCACTTGACTCATTTGAATTAATTGAAATATGAATTATTTCTCCGTTTGTTATGATACCATTTTTTTGATACTTTTTAAACATAATAGTTTCGGAAATAGAAACTATTCCCAAGCCCAAACCTATTATTGCAATTATTATTATTATAGCTTTAGCTATAATTTTTGCTTGTTCAATACTTCCATGACACATTTTATTAAATTTTATTTCCGTTTCTTGTTATTACCATGTCCATCTATATGTTGTTTTTGTGGTATAACCTGCTTTTAGATTTGCTCTCTGTTCACCAGTACTCCAATTCAACCCAAATCTATATGTTCCAGTTGAATTACCTTCAAATTTAAGATTAGTTCCACCAGCAATAGGAATAGTACCGCTTCCTTCCCAATAGTTAGCTATTGATTTTCCTGCAGTGTATGGTGTTTTTTTAATAAAAAGATATGCATTTGCCTCTAAACTAGGAACATATGATGTCCAACTATACCTAAGTTTAGCAATATCACCTAATTTAGCGCCATAACTAATAGTACCCGCTCTTGAATAATCTAATTCAAAATTCAATCCTTGTTCGCCTAATTTATTTTGATACCATTCTCCTCTTACTCCAAGACTATTAACTTGCCACGATGCCTTCCCACTAATACCTATGCCCCCAACTTCTGCACCTTTCATATTGTGGTAAAAAAATTGTTCGGCTCTAACAAAAGTTCTTTCTGCAGCTGAATTTTCATAATTAGCATATGCTTTATAACTTCCATCTGCCTTTATTTTTATATACAATTCACTTTTATTTAAAAAGCTAATATTGCTCCCATATGTATTTTTAACTATTTGAGAATATGAATAACCCAATTTCATTGAACCAATAAATTGATCTCCTGATCCATTTACATAATCTGGATTATTAATATCAACTTTAGCAATTAAGGTCACACCTGATTTTTCATCTATTATTGACAATAGGCGTTCTAACCCATCCAAATCAATACTATTTATAGGCGTATTACTCGCAAACTGATACGGCGTCAACTCCGGATAACTCGGGCTCAACGGATCCACACTTAAGAACTTACAGATGCGCGGATCGTAGATACGGAAACCATAATCGTACATGGCACCATCACCGTTCCATTCGTTGTCCATTGGTTTGCCGTTGTAGCCAAACTTATAGTTATTCGTTGAATATCTGCGGTACCCCCCGGCTATCTGCATGCCGAACGGATAATAATCATTCTCCGTCAATACATAAGCACTATAAACATCCGGAGTGCCATCGTTATTCTGATCCAAGGCAAACTTAAGGCCTGCAATAACTGTACGTACATTGCCCAGATGATCTTCTAACTGATACTGTGTATAAGCAGGTCTCCGCTGAGAGGTTGACTTATCGAAGTTTGCATTCCTCATTAAACCACCTACAAGCGCAGTACGCGTTACAGGTGTAGCGTGTGCATAGACACCTAAACGTTTACTACCATAAATACTTACATCCACCTGCCTGAATTCGATCGGGTACGTTGTTGTGATACCTTCATAAGTTGCAAGCATATTGCCTGTACCGTCATACGCATAATATACACGCGTTATCTTGGTATTATCTAATGCACCGGCAGGTGTTTTACCTTTAACTTCTTTATAGATTCTTCTGCCGTTTACGTCGTATTTGAAAATAAAATCCGGCTTGGTTGATCCGGTGCTGCGGGTAAGTGCAGTCACTTT
It encodes the following:
- a CDS encoding transposase, with product MQIGEVYFWTSTIKDWKNLLHQDKYKLLIIHCLKELVDRKMIKVYAFVIMPNHIHIVWEMLDQNGKEMPHASFNKKTAHEIVKDLKFNHPLVLPFFKVNEKEREYRIWQRDPLAIEMDSKKKAEQKIDYIHKNPLHERWNLAASPEEYYWSSAMYYQTGEDKFGFLTHYMERF
- a CDS encoding PulJ/GspJ family protein codes for the protein MKKRLAAFTIPELMVVMLLSTVVISAMYVLLQFSFANYFRYYTATEKLNRIARMNYLLTKDINTSAVLQKTAMGFTFTALNKVVTYTVVDSTLVRADGITDTLYASSIQYEVLMDEIPVMQAELADRIQLKLLYNGEELFMQYDKNMDAKSFLFIEERYGNRNK
- a CDS encoding DUF3592 domain-containing protein yields the protein MCHGSIEQAKIIAKAIIIIIAIIGLGLGIVSISETIMFKKYQKNGIITNGEIIHISINSNESSDLVLSEIKYISNAGEEFFIKDNTNGNYRIGDSIKIIYLDDTPEKAKVYSNSILNIAYLYLFMIACLSIATLLVFNFKKTVIILHKYFGAPV